From Candidatus Polarisedimenticolaceae bacterium, one genomic window encodes:
- a CDS encoding FAD:protein FMN transferase, which translates to MRRLGYLALLLIVSGCASRAPVERKWPVMGTFAAVAVRGPEAAAAAAADAARDAFDRVDRTMSNWDPGSDLSRLNEAARRGPAPIEDPDLLACLARAFEAARATDGSFDPTVGPLMSLWGYRPRASRAPSQAEIDATLDHVGYSKVRLDGGTLRFEDPGMELDLGGIAKGCALDLARERVLAAGATSALLDLGGNLMAVGRPPSGRFWEFGVKDPRDPERLAGVVEILEGSVSTSGSYENPGHLMDPRTGRSADTDVLAATVVADSGAEADALSTALCVAGSAAAPRILERFGEARAVLFLKDGRIVVSDGLRWRR; encoded by the coding sequence ATGCGACGCCTAGGGTACCTCGCGCTGTTGCTGATCGTCTCGGGATGCGCGTCGCGCGCCCCGGTCGAGCGGAAGTGGCCGGTCATGGGGACGTTCGCCGCCGTCGCCGTGCGCGGTCCGGAGGCCGCCGCCGCCGCCGCCGCCGACGCGGCGCGCGACGCGTTCGATCGCGTCGACCGGACGATGAGCAACTGGGATCCGGGGAGCGACCTGTCCCGGCTCAACGAGGCGGCCCGGCGCGGCCCGGCTCCCATCGAGGACCCGGACCTGCTCGCCTGCCTCGCCCGCGCCTTCGAGGCCGCCCGCGCGACGGACGGTTCCTTCGACCCCACCGTCGGCCCGCTGATGTCCCTCTGGGGGTACCGGCCGCGTGCCTCCCGGGCTCCGAGCCAGGCGGAGATCGACGCGACCCTCGATCACGTGGGCTACTCCAAGGTCCGGCTCGACGGAGGGACGCTGCGTTTCGAGGACCCGGGGATGGAGCTCGACCTCGGCGGGATCGCCAAGGGATGCGCCCTCGACCTCGCGCGCGAACGCGTGCTCGCCGCGGGCGCGACCTCCGCGCTGCTCGACCTGGGCGGGAACCTGATGGCGGTGGGCCGGCCGCCGTCGGGGCGGTTCTGGGAATTCGGAGTCAAGGACCCCCGGGATCCGGAGCGCCTGGCGGGGGTCGTGGAGATCCTCGAGGGGTCGGTCTCGACCTCGGGGAGCTACGAAAACCCCGGACATCTCATGGACCCCAGGACCGGGCGGTCGGCCGACACCGACGTCCTCGCGGCGACGGTCGTCGCCGACTCGGGGGCGGAGGCCGACGCGTTGAGCACCGCGCTTTGCGTCGCGGGGTCGGCGGCGGCTCCCCGGATCCTCGAACGGTTCGGGGAGGCCAGGGCGGTCCTCTTCCTGAAGGACGGCCGCATCGTCGTTTCGGACGGGCTGCGGTGGCGGCGGTGA